A single window of Microbispora hainanensis DNA harbors:
- a CDS encoding D-sedoheptulose-7-phosphate isomerase — protein sequence MHPHLARLSTALTAVDPETPKIHAWGYKLAAVLSGGGRLLACGNGGSAAEAQHLTAELVGRYRADRRPYAAIPLHGDTSSLTAIGNDFGMAELYARQVRAHGRPGDVLMCLSTSGTSRNVTEAAEAGRECGLTTWALTGPGPNPLAELCDEALTVPAGDTATIQEVHLTVIHMLCDVIEKAVT from the coding sequence ATGCATCCTCATCTGGCCCGGCTGAGCACCGCGCTGACGGCGGTGGACCCGGAGACGCCCAAGATCCACGCGTGGGGCTACAAGCTCGCGGCGGTGCTGAGCGGCGGCGGGCGGCTGCTCGCCTGCGGCAACGGCGGCTCGGCCGCCGAGGCGCAGCACCTGACCGCCGAACTGGTCGGGCGCTACCGCGCCGACCGGCGGCCGTACGCCGCCATCCCCCTGCACGGCGACACCTCGTCGCTGACCGCCATCGGCAACGACTTCGGCATGGCCGAGCTGTACGCGCGGCAGGTGCGGGCGCACGGCCGCCCCGGCGACGTGCTGATGTGCCTGTCGACCAGCGGGACGAGCCGCAACGTGACCGAGGCGGCCGAGGCCGGCCGCGAGTGCGGCCTGACGACCTGGGCGCTGACCGGCCCCGGGCCGAACCCGCTCGCCGAGCTGTGCGACGAGGCCCTGACCGTGCCCGCGGGCGACACCGCGACCATCCAGGAGGTGCATCTCACGGTGATCCACATGCTCTGTGACGTGATCGAGAAGGCGGTCACGTGA
- a CDS encoding glycosyltransferase, translating into MRIALVSEHASPLATLGGVDAGGQNVHVAALALALAERGNEVVVHTRRTSPGQPDAVPMAPGVTVEHVPAGPAEPLPKDELLPHMPEFGAHLARRWKAEPPDVAHAHFWMSGLATLAAAEPLGIPVVQTYHALGTVKRRWQGEADTSPPSRPAIERDIGRRAVAVIATCSDEVRELVAMGVPRDRIAVVPCGVDLGVFRPDGPAAPRGDRPRVLSIGRMVPRKGVDTVVRAMRHVPGAELVIAGGDPGDDESARLRTLADGLGVGDRVRLIGSVSRAGVPALMRSADVLVTVPWYEPFGMVPLEALACGVPVIASAVGGHLDTVAGCGVLVPPRRPRALSRALCDLLTRPRLRAALSAAGARRAAARFGWPRIAEQTESVYRNLAGGCLGTLAAAGG; encoded by the coding sequence ATGAGGATCGCCCTGGTGTCGGAGCACGCCAGCCCGCTGGCGACCCTCGGCGGGGTGGACGCCGGCGGGCAGAACGTGCATGTCGCCGCCCTGGCCCTGGCCCTGGCCGAACGCGGCAACGAGGTCGTCGTGCACACCCGGCGCACCTCCCCCGGCCAGCCGGACGCCGTCCCCATGGCGCCCGGCGTCACCGTCGAGCATGTGCCGGCCGGGCCGGCGGAGCCGCTGCCCAAGGACGAGCTGCTGCCGCACATGCCCGAGTTCGGCGCGCACCTGGCCCGCCGGTGGAAGGCCGAGCCGCCCGACGTGGCGCACGCGCACTTCTGGATGAGCGGGCTGGCCACGCTGGCGGCGGCGGAGCCTCTCGGGATCCCGGTCGTGCAGACCTACCACGCGCTCGGCACCGTGAAGCGGCGCTGGCAGGGCGAGGCCGACACCAGCCCGCCGAGCCGGCCCGCGATCGAGCGCGACATCGGCCGCCGGGCGGTCGCGGTCATCGCGACCTGCTCCGACGAGGTGCGCGAACTCGTCGCGATGGGCGTGCCGCGTGACCGGATCGCGGTCGTGCCGTGCGGCGTCGACCTCGGCGTGTTCCGCCCGGACGGCCCGGCCGCCCCGCGCGGCGACCGGCCCCGGGTGCTGAGCATCGGCCGCATGGTGCCCCGCAAGGGAGTGGACACCGTCGTGCGGGCCATGCGCCACGTGCCCGGCGCCGAGCTCGTCATCGCGGGCGGCGACCCGGGCGATGACGAGAGCGCGCGGCTGCGCACGCTCGCCGACGGCCTCGGCGTCGGCGACCGGGTGCGGCTGATCGGCAGCGTGAGCCGGGCCGGCGTCCCTGCCCTCATGCGCTCCGCGGACGTCCTGGTGACCGTCCCGTGGTACGAGCCGTTCGGCATGGTGCCCCTGGAGGCCCTGGCCTGCGGGGTGCCGGTGATCGCCTCGGCGGTCGGCGGCCATCTCGACACCGTCGCGGGATGCGGCGTGCTCGTGCCGCCACGGCGGCCGCGTGCGCTGTCCCGCGCGCTCTGCGACCTGCTGACCCGGCCGCGGCTGCGGGCGGCGCTGTCGGCCGCCGGGGCCCGGCGGGCCGCCGCCCGCTTTGGCTGGCCGAGGATCGCCGAGCAGACCGAGTCCGTCTACCGAAACCTGGCCGGCGGGTGCCTGGGCACCCTCGCCGCCGCGGGAGGCTGA